In a genomic window of Pseudomonas mohnii:
- a CDS encoding substrate-binding periplasmic protein, protein MRSAKMNSSKWQSRPMLLMCLLYLLAPSTVAALETRETMTILAEDAAPPWSEHDGTGYANDVVVAAFKEMAVDVQLKVVPYARCKYMVLNGTNIACFNMSWSPEFEGKIKLAAQPIFTVNNDIFEQVDAPLPKPSKGTCTLPPGTVVGSVRDYEYSTQATALRSAGIVFESAESDGQNLQKLAARRLSAALIVTNDLEAKDQKAKLAGTEEAVRFAFSCGVVTATIGFSLTHPDGLRALKIYEEGYRRIQANGVLEQIHIRRFPSQPVVD, encoded by the coding sequence ATGCGTTCAGCAAAGATGAACTCAAGCAAGTGGCAGTCCAGACCGATGCTGCTGATGTGCCTTCTTTATCTACTGGCTCCGAGCACCGTCGCTGCGCTGGAAACGCGTGAGACGATGACGATCCTGGCAGAGGATGCAGCCCCGCCATGGTCGGAGCATGACGGCACGGGTTACGCCAATGATGTAGTGGTCGCCGCCTTCAAGGAAATGGCGGTCGACGTTCAGCTCAAAGTCGTACCCTACGCCCGGTGCAAGTACATGGTGCTCAATGGCACGAACATCGCTTGCTTTAACATGAGTTGGTCGCCCGAATTCGAGGGCAAGATCAAGCTGGCCGCGCAACCCATCTTTACGGTTAACAATGACATTTTCGAACAGGTGGACGCGCCCTTGCCCAAGCCAAGCAAAGGCACATGCACCTTGCCGCCCGGCACAGTAGTGGGCTCGGTCAGAGACTACGAGTACTCGACCCAAGCCACAGCGCTACGGTCCGCGGGAATAGTGTTTGAGAGCGCCGAATCTGATGGGCAAAACCTTCAGAAGCTCGCTGCTCGCCGTCTGTCTGCCGCCTTGATCGTGACCAATGACCTGGAAGCAAAAGACCAGAAGGCCAAACTGGCGGGCACAGAAGAGGCTGTTCGGTTTGCCTTCAGTTGCGGGGTGGTAACCGCGACCATAGGCTTTAGCCTGACTCACCCTGACGGATTGCGGGCGTTGAAGATCTATGAGGAAGGCTATCGGCGCATACAGGCTAACGGCGTGCTCGAGCAAATCCATATCCGCCGGTTCCCCTCGCAACCTGTCGTTGATTGA
- a CDS encoding MATE family efflux transporter has translation MQTPTQPQRPLWKTYLLFLAPMVLSNFLQAMSGTVNSIYIGQMLGTQALAAVSGMFPIVFFFIALIIGLGAGAGVLIGQAWGAREKHLVKAIAGSTLLLGLLIGLVAAVVGSVFARASLVGLGTPADVLDDAVAYAHVMLWFMPTLLVFVLFTQLLRGVSDTLSPLLALVVSTCIGLALTPALIRGWVGLPPMGIQSAAFAGLVSNLAAMGWLAWRLIRRGHPLAPDREFFAAMKLDGAILGKVLRIGLPTGLQMVVLSLSELVILALVNQHGSQATAAYGAVTQIVNYVQFPALSIAIAASILGAQAIGAGRIERIGSILRTGLMISLCLTGGLVVLSYALSHWLLGLFLTEEATQSMAEHLLHIMLWSLLVFGFQAVIGGIMRASGTVMVPVGISIVCVVGVQLPAAYLLDARFGLPGVWMAFPLAYLGMLALQTLYYKQVWKHQKIERLV, from the coding sequence ATGCAAACCCCCACCCAACCCCAACGCCCCCTCTGGAAAACCTATCTCCTGTTTCTCGCCCCCATGGTCCTGTCGAATTTCCTTCAGGCCATGTCCGGCACCGTCAACAGCATTTACATCGGCCAAATGCTCGGCACCCAGGCCCTGGCCGCCGTGTCCGGCATGTTCCCCATCGTGTTTTTCTTCATCGCCCTGATCATCGGCCTCGGCGCGGGGGCGGGGGTGTTGATCGGGCAGGCCTGGGGCGCACGGGAGAAGCATTTGGTGAAGGCCATCGCCGGGTCGACCTTGTTGTTGGGCTTGTTGATCGGTCTGGTCGCGGCAGTGGTGGGGAGTGTGTTTGCGCGGGCGTCGCTGGTGGGGTTGGGGACGCCAGCGGATGTGCTGGACGATGCGGTGGCGTATGCCCATGTGATGTTGTGGTTCATGCCGACGCTGCTGGTGTTCGTGCTGTTCACCCAGTTGCTGCGCGGGGTGAGCGATACCTTGTCGCCGCTGCTGGCGCTGGTGGTCTCGACCTGTATCGGGTTGGCGCTGACGCCGGCGTTGATTCGCGGCTGGGTGGGGTTGCCGCCGATGGGGATTCAGAGTGCGGCGTTTGCCGGGTTGGTCAGTAACCTGGCGGCGATGGGCTGGCTGGCGTGGCGCTTGATTCGCAGGGGGCATCCGTTGGCGCCGGACCGGGAGTTTTTCGCGGCGATGAAGCTGGACGGGGCGATCCTGGGCAAGGTGCTGCGCATCGGCTTGCCGACCGGGTTGCAAATGGTGGTGTTGTCGCTGTCGGAGCTGGTGATCCTGGCGCTGGTGAACCAGCACGGTTCCCAGGCGACGGCGGCGTATGGCGCGGTGACGCAGATCGTCAATTACGTGCAGTTCCCGGCGCTGTCGATTGCGATCGCGGCGTCGATCCTCGGTGCGCAGGCGATTGGGGCAGGGCGCATCGAACGCATCGGCTCGATTTTGCGCACGGGGCTGATGATCAGCCTGTGCCTGACCGGCGGCCTGGTGGTGTTGAGCTATGCGCTGTCGCACTGGTTGCTGGGCCTGTTCCTCACCGAAGAGGCGACGCAAAGCATGGCCGAACACCTGTTGCACATCATGCTTTGGAGCCTGCTGGTGTTCGGCTTCCAGGCGGTCATCGGCGGCATCATGCGCGCCAGTGGCACGGTGATGGTGCCGGTGGGTATTTCCATTGTGTGCGTGGTCGGCGTGCAATTGCCGGCGGCGTACCTGCTGGATGCGCGGTTCGGGCTGCCGGGGGTGTGGATGGCGTTTCCGCTGGCGTACCTGGGGATGCTGGCGTTGCAGACGCTGTACTACAAACAGGTGTGGAAGCATCAGAAGATTGAGCGGTTGGTGTAG
- a CDS encoding DUF1254 domain-containing protein, translating into MAAALVVVGSTLFTGCASKNDPIAQADKADVAKGVPAPSLEQTKAIAEEGFIYGLPLVMNYAVMNEFAVDPKSSQFKAPFNQLHNEHRVATPADTAVITPNSDTPYSILWTDLRAEPLVITVPAVSKKRYYSVQLIDGNTYNYGYIGSRATASAPGSYLIAGPDWKGATPPGIDKVFNSTTPFSLTLIRTQLFNPADMPNVEKVQAGYKVQPLSAFLHQPAPVAAPKIDFVPATTAGIKDNFFEYLSAALEYVPPSADDKAIRSKLASIGVGPGRRFEFKDLSLEHKAVVLLGMKAGDEKVDKFLSSGMKNINGWNVGAFFGDQAFYKGDWLMRAGAAKGGLYGNDAVEAMYPYTRTDGKGQTLDTSKRNYTLTFPAGKLPPVNAFWSVTLYDGKSQLLINNPLNRYLINSPMLSAMKKNADGSLTLYIQKDSPGKAKESNWLPAPDDTVYLVMRLYWPKTAPPSILPAGEGSWQPPALVVSK; encoded by the coding sequence ATGGCTGCGGCACTCGTCGTGGTGGGTTCAACGCTTTTCACGGGGTGTGCGAGCAAGAACGACCCCATCGCACAGGCAGACAAGGCGGACGTGGCCAAGGGCGTACCCGCGCCGAGCCTCGAGCAGACCAAGGCGATCGCCGAGGAAGGCTTTATTTACGGCTTGCCGCTGGTCATGAACTACGCCGTGATGAACGAGTTCGCGGTGGACCCCAAATCCAGCCAGTTCAAGGCCCCCTTCAATCAACTGCATAACGAGCATCGGGTCGCGACACCCGCTGATACCGCCGTCATTACGCCAAACAGTGACACCCCCTACTCGATACTCTGGACCGACCTGCGCGCAGAGCCTCTCGTGATCACCGTGCCGGCAGTCTCCAAAAAGCGCTACTACTCGGTGCAGCTAATCGACGGCAACACCTATAACTACGGCTACATCGGCAGCCGGGCAACTGCAAGTGCCCCCGGGAGCTATCTGATTGCAGGCCCCGATTGGAAAGGGGCGACACCGCCTGGCATCGATAAAGTGTTCAACTCCACGACTCCCTTCTCACTGACGCTGATCCGGACCCAGTTGTTCAATCCAGCCGACATGCCCAATGTCGAGAAGGTTCAGGCGGGTTACAAGGTCCAGCCACTTTCAGCCTTCCTCCATCAACCAGCGCCGGTCGCGGCCCCGAAGATTGATTTCGTACCGGCCACCACGGCTGGCATCAAGGACAATTTCTTCGAGTACCTGTCGGCCGCGTTGGAGTATGTGCCGCCATCGGCTGACGACAAGGCGATTCGGTCGAAGCTGGCCAGCATCGGCGTAGGCCCCGGCCGGCGCTTCGAATTCAAAGACCTCTCGCTTGAACACAAGGCGGTGGTCTTGTTGGGGATGAAAGCTGGCGATGAGAAGGTCGACAAGTTTCTCTCCAGCGGCATGAAAAACATCAACGGCTGGAACGTCGGCGCGTTCTTTGGCGACCAGGCGTTCTACAAGGGCGACTGGCTGATGCGTGCCGGCGCCGCGAAGGGCGGCCTTTACGGCAATGACGCCGTTGAGGCGATGTACCCCTATACCCGCACCGACGGTAAAGGCCAGACGCTGGATACCAGCAAGCGCAATTACACGCTGACCTTCCCGGCGGGCAAGCTGCCGCCAGTGAACGCCTTTTGGTCGGTGACCCTGTACGACGGCAAGAGCCAGCTGCTGATCAACAACCCGCTCAACCGTTACCTGATCAATTCGCCGATGCTGTCGGCCATGAAGAAAAACGCGGATGGCTCACTGACGCTGTACATCCAGAAGGACTCCCCCGGCAAGGCAAAAGAAAGCAACTGGCTGCCGGCGCCTGACGATACGGTCTATCTGGTGATGCGTCTCTACTGGCCGAAGACCGCACCGCCTTCGATTCTTCCCGCTGGCGAAGGCAGCTGGCAGCCACCGGCGCTGGTGGTTTCGAAGTAG
- a CDS encoding carbonic anhydrase: protein MRDIIDGFLRFQREVYPQRVELFKQLATTQNPKALFVTCSDSRVVPELLTQREPGELFVIRNAGNIVPSYGPEPGGVSATVEYAVAVLGVQDIVICGHSDCGAMGAISRCTCLDHLPAVANWLRHSDAAKAINAAHEFDTPRAKLDGLVRENVIAQLANLRTHPSVALALEQGRMNLHGWVYDIEAGCIDALDGATRQFVSLAESPTTVAIAARNGKQM, encoded by the coding sequence ATGCGTGACATTATTGACGGCTTTCTGCGCTTTCAGCGCGAGGTTTATCCGCAACGCGTCGAGCTTTTCAAGCAGCTCGCGACGACACAAAATCCGAAGGCGCTATTCGTCACCTGCTCAGACAGTCGTGTTGTGCCCGAACTCCTGACACAGCGCGAGCCGGGTGAACTGTTCGTGATTCGCAACGCCGGCAACATTGTGCCGTCGTATGGTCCCGAACCCGGCGGCGTCTCGGCCACCGTCGAATATGCGGTCGCAGTGCTCGGCGTACAGGACATCGTGATCTGCGGTCACTCGGACTGCGGAGCGATGGGCGCGATTTCACGCTGCACGTGTCTGGATCATCTTCCGGCAGTCGCTAACTGGCTACGTCACTCGGACGCCGCGAAAGCGATTAACGCGGCGCATGAGTTCGACACGCCACGCGCGAAACTCGATGGCCTCGTGCGCGAAAACGTGATCGCGCAACTGGCGAATCTGCGTACGCATCCATCGGTGGCCCTCGCGCTCGAGCAGGGGCGCATGAATCTACACGGCTGGGTCTACGACATCGAGGCGGGGTGCATCGATGCGCTGGACGGCGCGACACGACAGTTCGTTTCACTTGCCGAGTCGCCGACCACCGTGGCGATCGCTGCGCGCAACGGCAAACAGATGTAA
- a CDS encoding YceI family protein, with protein sequence MNFRFPRFTLLAALFAAGVQPVAEAAQYADVNTTASTISFTYDQVGASVYGTFSRFEGSLYFDTVRPESAHARLIIELDSIDAGSSDANSELKKTAWFDTAVYPQAIFESNGAKDLGNNRYQITGHLTLRGQTREVVVPVLLKVENAIGIFDGQLTLKRSDFNIGEGEFASGVVSDDINIRFRMVAPQRSDQAMPVTEGR encoded by the coding sequence ATGAACTTTCGATTCCCTCGTTTCACCCTCCTGGCGGCCCTCTTCGCGGCGGGCGTGCAGCCCGTCGCCGAGGCGGCGCAGTACGCCGATGTCAACACCACGGCCAGTACCATCAGCTTTACCTATGACCAGGTGGGGGCGAGCGTGTATGGCACCTTTTCCAGGTTCGAAGGCAGCCTCTATTTCGACACGGTCAGGCCCGAATCGGCCCATGCCAGGTTGATCATCGAGCTCGACAGCATCGATGCCGGCAGCAGCGACGCCAACAGCGAACTGAAGAAAACCGCCTGGTTCGATACGGCGGTTTATCCGCAGGCGATTTTTGAGTCGAACGGCGCCAAAGACCTGGGCAACAACCGCTATCAGATCACCGGTCACCTCACGCTCCGTGGGCAAACACGGGAGGTGGTGGTGCCGGTTCTGCTAAAGGTGGAGAACGCCATCGGCATTTTCGACGGTCAGTTAACGCTTAAACGCAGTGACTTCAACATCGGCGAAGGGGAGTTCGCCAGCGGTGTGGTTTCCGACGACATCAACATCCGGTTTCGCATGGTCGCGCCGCAACGCAGCGATCAAGCAATGCCCGTTACTGAAGGGAGATAG